In Thermoplasmata archaeon, a genomic segment contains:
- a CDS encoding 30S ribosomal protein S15, whose protein sequence is MARMHTRRKGKSCSNHPMVSENPAWVPLNATEIEDLIVKLAKDGIISAQIGLILRDQYGVPDVKLATGKTITEIMAEKGVAPALPEDLSNLMRRAISLNVHLKSNKGDISNRRGLLLIEAKIRRLERYYKRNGVLPADWKYSLSNAELMLK, encoded by the coding sequence ATGGCAAGAATGCACACAAGAAGAAAGGGAAAATCCTGTTCAAATCACCCAATGGTTTCCGAGAATCCCGCATGGGTACCCCTCAACGCCACCGAAATCGAGGACCTCATCGTGAAACTCGCGAAAGACGGAATCATCTCCGCCCAGATCGGACTCATCCTCAGGGACCAGTACGGAGTACCTGATGTTAAGCTCGCAACCGGCAAGACGATCACCGAGATCATGGCTGAGAAAGGAGTTGCACCCGCTCTTCCCGAGGACCTTTCAAACCTCATGAGGCGCGCAATCTCACTGAACGTCCACCTCAAATCCAACAAGGGAGACATCTCCAACAGGAGAGGCCTGCTCTTGATTGAGGCCAAGATCAGGAGGCTGGAGCGCTACTACAAGAGGAACGGAGTCCTCCCCGCAGACTGGAAGTATTCTCTCAGCAACGCG